Genomic window (Streptosporangium brasiliense):
GCGTACTGCACAACGCTCAGCCGACGGTGGTGTCCCAGGCTTGCTGGCGTACCTCGAGGTGTGGGGAATCACGCAGGTCGCGGATGATCTCCCCCCATGGGGGCGCCCAGTCGGTGTGTGCGCCGCCCCACTGGGTGAGCGTGATCGCGAACAAGGCGCCAGCCAGGTCGCCGCCGGCCGTCAGCCGCCGGATCGCGGGCAGCGTGGCGGCGGGCGGCACCTGCGGACGGCTCCGGTAGCTGTCGTACAGCTCGGCGGCTACCCGCTCGGCTGTCTGAGCCGCCAGGATCGGCCGGTTCCCCAGAAGGTCGGCCAGCGTACACAAGGCATCGGCCAATTCTGCGTCCGATGTGGGGAGCAGGGCTATCGCCAGCCGCACCGCCTCGGTCAGCAGGCGCGGCCGGGTGGCGAGCAGGTCCATCGCGTCCTGGGCGAGCCGCATCTGCCATGGCCGCTCCTCGTCCAGCATCGTGGCCAGGCTTTCAGTGATGGCGGTCACGCGCGTTCGCGCCGGCGCCCGCAGGTCCTCGCCGGGTACGGCGGCGGCCAACCGGGCGAGCACGTCGAGCGTCCGAGACTGGATCGCCCCTGTCCGCAGCAGCGCCAGGAACACCTCCATGATCTGCCCGTCAACCCCCGGGTCGGCCACGGCCTCGAGGATCTCCTCGAAGCCGCCGCGGTACCAGTGCGCCCACAAACTGAACGCTTTCGACCCGCGGAAACGTACCCCGGGCAGGTCGGCGGACATGAGCAGCCGCCGTACGAGGTCCGCGTAGCCGGGGCGGGCGGCGGGGGCGTACTCCATCGGGTGGGCCTGGAAGAGCGTGCGCAGGATCACCTCGTCGGCGTACCGGCCGGGGGTCTCCATCAGAGCGGCCAGGGTGCGCGGGTCCTCGGGCATGCCGCGCAGCACCGCGGCCACGGTCGCGCGTACGTCCCGATGCAGGCCGGGGTCCTCCCATGCCCGCAGCAACACCTCCACCGCGCCCGGCGGGCGGTCGCGGTGGAGCCGACGGGCGGCCAGCTTGCGCAGGGTGATCTTGCTTTCAGGGGCGGTCAGCGCCTGCTCCAGGAACGGGCCCAGCCGGGACGGGGCGCCGGACCGGCAGGCGCGCGCCAGGGCGATCACCGCGGCACGGGAGGCCGGGCCGCCGGCGTGCCGCAGGAGCAGGGGCATCGCGTCGGCGCCCGCCATGGCCATGACGGCGGCCTCGGCCAGCACCGTGTTCTCGTGGTCCGCCCAGGTGGCGAGGAGGTCGAGCCCGCCGCCGACCCGTCCGAACGCCTGGACCGCCGTCGCCCGGACGGAGACGGGCAACCGCTCGTCGCCGACGGTGGCGGCGAGCTTGGCGCGTACGCGGTCGCGCTGGTCAGGGGTCCATCGTCGGGCCTCACCCTCGACGATCGGCGGCACCCACGAGGGGTCGGCGAACCGGCCACCGCGGTCGTGCTCGAGCAGCGGCAGGAGGAGATCGGTACGGCGCCGCGCCACCGCACACCACACGGCGGGCAGCGTCACGGCGGACGGCTCTTCCAGAACAAGCCCGACGATCCGCTCCATCCGCCCATCACCCGCTCGCACCGGCCGCCCGGCCGCGCCGGGTTCCGGCGGTGGGGTCGTTCGGTGGCGGCCGGGTCGGTGGGACAGCCATAGGTCGGCGGCCTCATGGGCGAGTGGCTCCGGTGCCTGGCCGATGGCGGCGCGCAGGTCGTCCTGCAGTTCGGCCAGCGCCCAGCCGCGTCGGCCGAGCGTGCGGGCGAGGGCCACGGCCACGGTGAAGTCCCCCCGCTCGCGCGCTGCCCGCAGGTGCGGCCGCAACAGCGCGAGCAGGTCGTGCTCCTGACCCGTGCGCAGCACCCGGTCCAGCTGATGCGGATCCGTGGGCGTGCCGGGAAAGCCACGATCACGACGGCGGCGACGGGCGGGAGCGGGCCAGCGTGCGTCAGAGTGAGGCACGAGCGCTGGGAGCCCCGCCGCGCCGTACCGGGCCACCAGTGATGCGTATACGCCCATCCCCCACGAGACCAGGGCGGGCGCGAGGGCCGGGTCGTGGTGCCGCAGCACCCGGCCGGCCAGGCTGCGCAGCGCCTCCCGGGTGTCGGGGGAGGAGTCCGGGGCCTGGGCCGCGGCGGTGGCGATGCGGCCCAGCGTGGCGGCGAAGGAGTCGTCGAGCAGCGCGGGCGGCACCTCCAGCAGCGCGGTCAGCAGGTCCCGGCGGAGCGGGTCCCGTTCGTTCACGGTGCGCAGGGCCAGCTCGGCCAGGAGATCATGGAGCAACGCCCGGTTCCGCGTGCGCGCCGTGCACCGTACCAGCAGCGTCCTGGCCAGGCCGCGCCGCCGCGGATCCCCTCCGACGGCCGCCTCGCGCAGCGGGCCGACCGCCTCCTCGTACGGCAGATGGCTGGTGAGCTCCAGCGGGATGTCCGGATTGTCCAGGCAGGAGCGGGCCGAATGCCACACCGAGGCGTGCCAGTCGAGTATGCGCCTGGCCTCGGCCGCCGCCGGCTCGGGAGGCAGCCATCCGAGCAGCCGCATCGCCCACAGCCGGCCTGCTCTGCCCTGCGCCTGCGCGGCCGTCTCGAAGATCGTGACCCGGCGGGCGGGCGGCAGCCGGCGCAGCACCGTATCGAAGCGGTAATCGACCGAGGCGAGCCGCAGCAGTTCGGCGTCCGACGCCGAGCTCAAGTGGCGGAGCAGCGCTTTCGGTGGTTCTTGCCAGCGAGGGGAGGCTTCGGCGATGAACAGCCTCCTGGCGCGTACGGCGTCCGCCCTGAACAGCGCGTTGGCGACCGCGCCGGGAAGCTGGGTGAGAACGTCACGCAGGTCGTACCGTTCCAGCAGTGCCAGCATCCGGTCCGGCTCGGAGAGCGCGGCAAGCTCCACGCCCGCGCCCCGGCGGCGCCACCAGGTCCACGGGCGCACGCCGGTGGCCAGTTCTTGCTCAGCCACCGCCATGATCGCGCCCGCATGCCGCTTGGCCATCGTCGTCCAGGACGTCACCGCGTGGGCCAGCTCCGGCAACCATCGCAGGACCGCCGCGGAGCCGCAGGCCGGCAGCAGCGCGGCCGCCTCGCGGTCGCTCCATCGGGCGCGCACGTCCGGCAACAGCGCCTCGGCCAGCGCGTGCCGGCGGCCGTGCGCCAGCATGCGGTACAGCGCGCGCCGCAGGTCGGCGGGCGCGTCGTCGAGCGCGGCCCGCACCGCCGGATCCGATACGGGCAGCGTACGGACGGCACGCAAGGCCGAGCGCCGCAACCTCATGTCGGGTCCGGCGAGAACCTTCTCGATGAAGCCGATGTCGCGGGCCGCCATGGCGAGATGCAGTGCCGTGTGCCGGGCGTACTGGTCCCCCGCCGACAGCTCGTCCAGGAGAACGCGCAGATGGGAGGTGCCGGCCAGGCGGCGGGCGTGCAGCGCCAGCGCCCGCGCGCGCCGTGGGTGGGGAAGAGGTGCAAGACGCGCCAGCAGCGCGACCGCGGGAATCGATCTCGAGGGCCGGCTCTTCGACCGGCTCCATGGGCCTCAACGGCCTGGGCGGAGAACGCCCTTTCCACTAGTCATGCCGACAATGGTGACCCACCATCCCATTGCCGCGCAACTCGGGGTTCCAGTAATGTCGGCGCGACATGCGCGCCCTGAAGGCCGTGCTCGCCGAGAAGCCGCGCCAGCACCTCAAACTCATCCGTCCGCGACCAATGACGTGCGAGCGGACGGTTGCCGGAGCCTTCAGCCTGGCGGCCGTGGCCACCTGTTTGAGGATCGGCGGGACGTGGCGGCGGGCCAGTGCCCGGCCGGTGACGGCTTCATCGGTCCTGTTCGGGCTCTGCGGCGGCGGGGGTCGGGCGCGCCCGCAGCTGGTCGATCTCGGCTCGCAGCTTCCCTACCTCGGCCTGCAGGGCGTCGTGGCGGGCTTTGAGGTCCTTGCGCTGGCCGCGTAGTTCGGCGAGCAGGTCCTGGTCGGCCTCGTGCCGGGCTTGGGCGCGGGCGAGGTCGGCGGCGCCGGCCGCGCCCTGGGCGCGGGCGTCCTCCAGCTGCGTGCGCAGGGCGCGCAGCTGCTCGTCACCGGCGCGGCGCAGTTCCTCCAGCTCGGTGCGTGTCGCGTCGGTCTGGGCGCGGGCCCGGCGGCTGTCGTCCTGGGCGGCGGCGAGCTGGGTGGCCAGGGTGTCGGTACGGCTGCGCTGCTCGGTGAGCTGGTCGCCCAGCGCTGCCGCGCGGGCCCGCTCGGCGGCCAGGTCCCGGTCGCGGTCGGCCAGGCCGGTCCGCAGCGCCGTGGCGGCGGCCCGGGCCTCCTCTGCCTCGGTGCGTAGCGCGCGCAGCTGGGTGGCCTGGTCGGCGGTCACCGCCGCGGCGTGCTCGGCGGCCTCGGTGGCCTCACCGAGCTTCGTCCCCAGGTCAAGCACTTCGGCGCGGGTCTTCTCCGTCACGCGCTCGAGATCGGCGCGGGCGTTGCCCTCGCGCTCCTCGGCCAGTCGCTGGGCCTGCTCGGCTTCGCGCATCCGCCGCTCGGCGCTGATGCGGGCGCGATCGGCGGCCGCGGCCTGCTCGCGGGCGATCGCGGCGTCCGCGCGGTCCTCGGCGGCTTCGGCTTCGGCGGCACTGATCCGGGCCAGCGCGCCGGTTTCGGCCAGGTCGACCTTTTCGGCGAAGCGGTCGACGAGCGCGGCGAGTGCCTCCTGCAGCGGGCGTGCTTCGGTCAGGATCGCGCCGGACTCGGTCACCGCGGTGGTAACGGCGGTGAGCTGTTCTTTGCGGCGAGCGCGAGAGGCGGCGGTTTTGCAGGCGTCACTGCAGTACTGGCGGGGCCGTCGGCCGGTGGAGCGCGGCAGCGGCTGGCCGTCCCAGGCACATCGGCCGTGCGGGGCCGCCGCATCGGCAGCGGGCGATGGGAGCGGTTCGGCCACCACTCCCGGGCCGCCGTCGGAGCGGCCGGTGGTGCCAGGCGGGTCGTCGTCGAGCGGCGCCTCGGGCGGGCCGGCCAGGTGATCCGGTTCCGGGCGGAGGCCGAAAGCGGTGTTTTTCGGGTCATCCGCAGAGCGGAGCGATGCGTTGTCAGCCACACAAGCACTCTACCAAAACGTGTCTGCAAGACCCGATAAAAAATCGAAGCGTTACGTTACGAAATCTCGGTGATGCGTGCGCACCGAGCAGGCTTGCGATAACTTTGCTTATCGCAAGCCTGGAAGCACAAAGATAGAACCTATGATCCTATGAATTAGCAAGGGATGGCCGCATGCACCTGGTGCAAACTGCCATGAAGTTGTCCTGGCGTAATGCCAGTTGATGTCAGTGGATTTGCCATTTCATGTCAGCAAGATCACTAAGCCTCGCCTGAGCCGCTCGGCGAAGATCCCCGGACGCAGGTAGTTTCCTCAGCTACGAGCCCTGTTCTCCGGAACTTTTCGGCCACGCTCGACTGACGAGTCGTGTCACTTTGCCATGCACTGACAACCCTCATCAGCAGCTTGACCTCTGGTTTTGCCATGGGGTATCAGTGCTGTTGTCATCGAGATGTCAGTAGCCTGCCTTCGGCTGCTCCCCCTCGCGTCGGGGAACGGATCAAAGATCGACACTGCGCACGGCGCTGTCGCGCCAGCAGCCGACCGTGTTGGTGGCAATCGTCATCGTGCCGTCGGCAACAGTCTCTCTCTACGATCGTCTGCTCTCGGTTGAGCGCTCAGTCTCTTCGCCCGTCCGGTTCGACGCCCGCCCCCTTGGACGGGGGCGGAGATGACGTTGAGAGAGGCGTTTTCCGGCGCCGACAGCCGCTGCGGCGTACGGACGTGTGCGTCTCAGGGACGCTCAGGGAAGTCCTTGTGATGCGCAGGGGGCGGCTTCCGTCAGCCTCTTGCGTTCGGTGATGAGGTCCTCCCTCCAATTGGATGCAACGGATAACGCGCGGACCGGCGCAGGCCACAAGCATGTTTTGGCTGGTCTGGCCGGTGAGGGCCAGGGTAGTTTCGTCCGATTTTGCGTGAGTTACAGGCCGACGCCTCGCATGGCGTTGTCACGCCAGCGGTCGACGGCGCGGATATAGCGCAGGACGACCGGGGAGGCGGGGGCCCAGCGGCCGTGCGGGGAAATTTTCAACGGATATGCAGGTCAGCGACCCATTGCCAGGATGTTGCCGCAGCACTCCGAGAGCGCCCTGACCTGCATATCCGTTGTTTTCACGGCGATTGCTACCGGGCCCCCTAGGTGTGATGTCTCAGGACGTTGGTTCCACGGCGTCCTCGATCGTGAGCTGGACGGGCAGTAGATCGAGGGGATCGGGGTGCTCGTCGGCGGTGAGCCGGTATCCGTGGTCGGTGACGCAGCTGGCGGGTGGCTTGCCGCCGAGGGCGCTGTGCGGACGTTCGTAGTTGTAGTGGTTGAGGAAGTCGGCGAGGGCGGCGCGGCGTTCGTGTTCGGAGGCGTAGGGGCGGACGTAGGCCCATTCGCGGGCGAGGGTGCCGTTGAAGCGTTCGACCTTGCCGTTGGTGCGCGGGGTGTAGGGGCGGGTCCGCTTGTGGGTGGTGCCGGTCGCGGCGAGGGCGTCGGCCCAGGCGGCCGAGCGGTAGCAGGAGCGTTGTCGGTGAGGACCCGCCGGACGGTGGTGATGTCGTGGGCGGCGAAGAACGCGACGGCGCGGCGCCAGAACGCCGCTGCGGTGGTGCCGCGTTCGTCGTCCAGGGCCTCGGTGTAGGCCAGGCGAGAGTGGTCGTCAACGGCTGAGTGCAGGTAGGTGTAGCCGACCTTCCCGGTGCCGGGCCCGACACGCTTGGAGGCGAGCGCTTCAGGGGTGCCGACGCCATGGGCACGCCAGCCACCGCCGACGGGGATCCGGCCGAGCTTCGGGGGGCGAGCAGCAATGGAACGGTCAGTGGCGTTAGCGAGGCGTCGGGGCGCGGCTTACCGCCACTCGCCGTTCGGCCTTCGAGGAGGCTGGGTGCAGAAATTAGCGGTAGAGAGTTGATCTTCGTGCCGGTTCGGTGACAGCGCCTGTTTGAGCAGGTCGCGGGGCCTACGTTGCTGGGCCATGCCCTTCGAATTTCTCTCTGATGAGCAGATCGCCCGCTATGGCCGCTTCCCCGAGGAGCCCTCGGCCGCGGAGCTGGAGCAGTTCCTCCGCCTGGACCGCAGCGCGCTGGACGCGCTGGCGTCCAAACGGCGCCCGGCCACCAGCTCGGCTGGGCCGTGCAGTGGGGCACGGTACGGATGCTCGGGGTGTTCCTGACCGAGGACCCGCTGGCGGCCCCGCCGGGCGCGGTGGCGTTCGTGGCCGAGCAGCTCGGGCTCGATCCGGCGCACTTGGCCGACTACGGCCACCGCCAGCAGACCGTCTACGAGCACGCCTGGGAGATCCGCCAGTTGCTGGGCAACCGCGACTTCGGCGCCTGCGAGAGCGAGGTGCGCCGGTACGTGGCGGCGCGGGTGTGGGCGTCGGTGGAGGGGCCGCGGGCGCTGTTTGACCGGGCGCGAGTGCACATGCTCAAGGAGCGCATTCTGCTGCCCGGCATCACCGTGCTGGTGCGGCTGGTCGGCGAGGTGCGACGGGCGGAGAACGAGCGGCTGTCGGGACGGTTGTCGCGCGACATGCAGCGGGCGCTGGACGCTCTGCTGGCGGTGCCGGACGGCAGGAGGCGCTCGGAGCTGGAGCGTCTGCGCACGGCGCCGAGGAAGGCCTCAGGCCGGGTGCTGGCCGAAGAGCTGAAGCGGGTGGCCGAGATCGCGGCGCTGGGCACCGGCCGGGTGGCGACCGACCCGGTCCCGGCGGTCAAGCTCGGGGCGCTGGCCCGCTACGGGCTGGCCGCCAAGGCACCCACGCTCAAAGGGCTGGACGAGCCGCGCAAGGGAGCGACACTGCTGGCCACCGTGCGGCATCTGGAGGTCTCCTCGGTCGATGACGCCTTGGACGTGCTGGATCTGCTGATCGCCACGCATCTGCTGGCAAGGGCGGAACGGGCGGGCAAGGCCGAGCAACTGCGCACGTTCCCGAAGCTGCGCAAGGCGGCGCGCACGATGGCCTCGGCGATGGAGGTGCTGATGACCGTGCCGGAGGCCACGGAGGAGCGGCTGGTGTCGCTGGTGGAGGTGTGGAAGACGATCGAGGAGGTGGTGCCGCGCGAGAGGCTGGCGGCCGCGGTGGAGACGGTGGCGGAGTTCGTGCCCGTCACTGATGACGATGCGGCGGCCGAGTGGCGGGCCGAGCTGGTCAAGCGCTACCGCACCGTGCAGGGCTTCATCGAGCCGCTCCTGCACACGATCCGGTTTCGGGCCGTTGAGGCCGGCAGCGCGGTGTTGGCGATGGTGCGCACCGCGGCGGCGATGGCCAAGAGCCGCCGCCGCTACGCACCGGGTGATATCGCCGCCCACGATGGGCTGATCACCGGGTCGTGGCGGGGCCTGGTCTACCGCAACCCGGACCTGCCGGCGGGGCAGGTGGACAAGGCGGCGTTCGTGCTGTGCGCGCTGATGCACCTGCACGCCGCGCTGCGGCGGCGTGATGTGTTCGCTGAAGGCTCCGAACGGTGGAGCGACCCGCGGGCCCGGCTGCTGGCCGGGCAGGCGTGGGAGCAGGCGCGGCCGCGGGTGCTGGCCTCGCTGGAGCAGGAGCAGGAGCTGGAACCGGCCGGTCACCTGGCCGAGCTCGCGGGCGCGCTGGAGGCGGCCTACACCCGGGTGCTGGACGGGCTCGGCGGCAACACCGCGGTGCAGTTCGTGGGCGGGCGGCTGCGCCTGGACAAGCTCGGCGCGGTGGACGAGCCGCCGCTGATGAAAGAGCTGCGCACGCTGGTCGGCGGCATGCTGCCGCGGGTGGACTTCCCCGAGTTGCTGCTGGAGGTCTTCGACCGCACCGGG
Coding sequences:
- a CDS encoding Tn3 family transposase gives rise to the protein MFLTEDPLAAPPGAVAFVAEQLGLDPAHLADYGHRQQTVYEHAWEIRQLLGNRDFGACESEVRRYVAARVWASVEGPRALFDRARVHMLKERILLPGITVLVRLVGEVRRAENERLSGRLSRDMQRALDALLAVPDGRRRSELERLRTAPRKASGRVLAEELKRVAEIAALGTGRVATDPVPAVKLGALARYGLAAKAPTLKGLDEPRKGATLLATVRHLEVSSVDDALDVLDLLIATHLLARAERAGKAEQLRTFPKLRKAARTMASAMEVLMTVPEATEERLVSLVEVWKTIEEVVPRERLAAAVETVAEFVPVTDDDAAAEWRAELVKRYRTVQGFIEPLLHTIRFRAVEAGSAVLAMVRTAAAMAKSRRRYAPGDIAAHDGLITGSWRGLVYRNPDLPAGQVDKAAFVLCALMHLHAALRRRDVFAEGSERWSDPRARLLAGQAWEQARPRVLASLEQEQELEPAGHLAELAGALEAAYTRVLDGLGGNTAVQFVGGRLRLDKLGAVDEPPLMKELRTLVGGMLPRVDFPELLLEVFDRTGLPADFTHVSGADAAMEDFPMSLAALIVAEACNMGLVPIEKPNVPALTRARLQQVDQGYLRGETIAAANARLIAAQAGIDIVKSWGSGHIASADGLRFVVPVASLHAGHNPMYFGRQRGATWLNVVNDQVMGISGLVVPGTLRDSLFILDALFNLDGGPKPETVVTDTASYSDLVFGLFAICGYQFSPRIADLADTRLWRTNTAAVYGPLEHMSRHTIRLDRIRAHWGDMLRVAGSLTMGTVRAYDLIRMLSADGRPTGLGEAFVHYGRIFKTLHLLQFLHDEGYRRMIGAQLNVQEARHRLARKIAFGNRGQLRQRYREGMEDQLGALGLALNAVVWWNSLYLDAAVKQLRAQGFPVTEQMCARLSPIAYNHINFLGRYAFTRADVGSGLRPFHDLPASTG
- a CDS encoding DUF4158 domain-containing protein, with the translated sequence MPFEFLSDEQIARYGRFPEEPSAAELEQFLRLDRSALDALASKRRPATSSAGPCSGARYGCSGCS